The following are encoded together in the Microbacterium hatanonis genome:
- a CDS encoding class II fumarate hydratase: MTDTEYRIEHDTMGEVRVPKNALYAAQTQRAVENFPISGSGLETTQIAALARIKKAAALANKELGTLDAAVADAIAGAADDVITGQYDAHFPVDTYQTGSGTSSNMNMNEVLATLATQRLGSPVHPNDHVNASQSSNDVFPTSVHIAVTQALIDDLIPALDHLAVALEAKADEWKSVVKSGRTHLMDATPVTLGQEFGGYARQMRLGIERVQAVLPRVGEVPLGGTAVGTGINTPLGFPQKVIELLAAETELPITEAKDHFEAQANRDGLVEASGALRTIAVSLTKINNDIRWMGSGPNTGLGELHIPDLQPGSSIMPGKVNPVVPEAVLMVSARVIGNDATVAWAGASGSFELNVAIPVMGTALLESIRLLSNAMRVLADKTIDGLQANVDRAAAYAGMSPSIVTPLNKLIGYEAAAKIAKHSVAKGITVREAVIDLGYVERGELTEAQLDEKLDLLSMTHPG, encoded by the coding sequence GTGACCGACACCGAGTACCGCATCGAACACGACACCATGGGCGAGGTGCGCGTTCCGAAGAACGCGCTCTACGCCGCGCAGACGCAGCGCGCGGTCGAGAACTTCCCCATCTCGGGTTCGGGTCTCGAAACCACCCAGATCGCGGCCCTCGCCCGCATCAAGAAGGCCGCCGCGCTCGCGAACAAAGAGCTGGGCACGCTGGATGCGGCGGTCGCCGACGCCATCGCCGGTGCGGCCGACGACGTCATCACCGGGCAGTACGACGCGCACTTCCCCGTCGACACCTACCAGACCGGCAGCGGCACCTCGTCGAACATGAACATGAACGAGGTGCTCGCGACCCTCGCGACCCAGCGTCTCGGGTCGCCGGTGCACCCCAACGACCATGTCAACGCGTCGCAGTCGTCGAACGACGTCTTTCCGACGTCGGTGCACATCGCCGTCACCCAGGCCCTGATCGACGACCTGATCCCCGCGCTCGACCACCTCGCCGTCGCCCTCGAGGCCAAGGCAGACGAGTGGAAGTCGGTCGTGAAGTCGGGCCGCACCCACCTCATGGACGCCACTCCCGTGACCCTCGGACAGGAGTTCGGCGGCTACGCCCGCCAGATGCGCCTCGGCATCGAGCGCGTGCAGGCCGTCCTCCCCCGCGTGGGTGAGGTGCCGCTCGGCGGCACGGCGGTCGGTACGGGCATCAACACCCCGCTCGGCTTCCCGCAGAAGGTCATCGAGCTCCTCGCCGCCGAGACCGAGCTGCCGATCACCGAGGCGAAGGACCACTTCGAGGCGCAGGCCAACCGCGACGGCCTCGTCGAGGCATCCGGTGCGCTGCGCACCATCGCCGTATCGCTCACGAAGATCAACAACGACATCCGGTGGATGGGCTCCGGACCCAACACCGGCCTCGGTGAGCTGCACATCCCCGATCTGCAGCCCGGGTCGTCGATCATGCCGGGCAAGGTGAACCCGGTGGTTCCCGAGGCCGTGCTCATGGTGTCGGCGCGAGTGATCGGCAACGACGCGACGGTCGCATGGGCCGGAGCATCCGGCTCGTTCGAACTGAACGTCGCCATCCCCGTCATGGGCACCGCCCTGCTCGAGTCGATCCGACTGCTGTCGAACGCGATGCGCGTGCTCGCCGACAAGACGATCGACGGACTCCAGGCCAACGTCGACCGCGCCGCCGCCTACGCGGGCATGTCGCCCTCCATCGTGACGCCGCTGAACAAGCTCATCGGCTACGAGGCGGCCGCGAAGATCGCGAAGCACTCGGTCGCGAAGGGCATCACGGTCCGTGAGGCCGTCATCGACCTCGGCTACGTGGAGCGCGGCGAACTCACCGAGGCGCAGCTCGACGAGAAGCTCGACCTGCTCTCGATGACCCACCCCGGCTGA
- a CDS encoding response regulator transcription factor produces MTRILIVEDESRISAFVARGLESAGYQTAVVEDGEEALERAMSGEVDLMLLDIGLPTMDGFEVLRHLRGQGSTLPVIMLTARSSTSDTVDGLDAGASDYIAKPFKFDELLARVRSRLRENVATATIAVSHLDVSLDVLTRRATVSGREVDLSAREFALAEQFLRHPGQVLSREQLLSRVWGMDFDPGSNIVDVYVRYLRGKFGHDRITTVRGAGYRWE; encoded by the coding sequence ATGACTCGTATCCTCATCGTCGAAGACGAGAGCCGCATCTCGGCCTTCGTCGCCCGCGGACTGGAGTCGGCGGGGTATCAGACCGCCGTCGTCGAAGACGGCGAGGAGGCTCTCGAACGCGCCATGTCGGGCGAGGTCGATCTCATGCTCCTCGACATCGGGCTGCCCACCATGGACGGGTTCGAGGTGCTCCGCCACCTCCGCGGACAGGGCTCGACGTTGCCGGTGATCATGCTCACCGCGCGATCCAGCACGAGCGACACGGTCGACGGACTCGACGCCGGAGCCAGCGACTACATCGCCAAGCCCTTCAAGTTCGACGAACTGCTCGCACGGGTGCGGTCGCGCTTGCGCGAGAACGTTGCGACCGCGACGATCGCCGTGTCGCACCTCGATGTGAGCCTCGACGTGCTGACGCGCCGGGCCACCGTCTCGGGGCGCGAGGTCGATCTCAGCGCGCGCGAGTTCGCCCTCGCCGAGCAGTTCCTCCGCCACCCCGGCCAGGTGCTCAGCCGCGAGCAGCTGCTCAGTCGCGTCTGGGGAATGGACTTCGATCCCGGCTCGAACATCGTCGACGTCTACGTGCGGTACCTGCGCGGCAAGTTCGGCCACGACCGCATCACGACGGTGCGCGGAGCCGGCTACCGCTGGGAGTGA